From one Malus sylvestris chromosome 1, drMalSylv7.2, whole genome shotgun sequence genomic stretch:
- the LOC126623439 gene encoding putative receptor-like protein kinase At3g47110, with the protein MYKQHLVLDSSFTSQSAYMGFSSIINIIWSILMQLFLLMSTSSSLHLGGNETDRQSLLAFKAKIVNDPLGILSSWNESLHFCQWQGIVCGRRHQRVIVLDLQSSRLYGQLSPHIGNLSFLRTLNLQNNSFNNIIPQEISRLFRLQQLLLENNSFSGDIPFNLSRCSNLQILRIARNHLVGKIPIEIGSLSKLQVLKLTKTNLSGEIPASLGNLSSLQVLDVKENNLRGGILNSLGQLKRLTYLSLGQNYLNGTIPPSIYNLSSITLISVLLNELHGTLPPGLGHTIFPNLQQFYFRSNQFSGSIPNSISNASNLSHFEISINEFTGKVTSLARLSNLYLLGLADNNLGNDEEGDLDFISSLVNCTKLTLFDVSGNNFGGVLPESISNLSTELNQMVFGRNRIRGRIPIGIGNLINLEVVASEGNLLTGTIPSSIGKLKRLNELYLNANKLSGTIPSSIGNLTSMTKLILRSNKLEGNIPQSLGECKNLLLLYLSQNNLHGQIPKEVIGLTSLSQVLDLSSNKLTGSIPMEVSNLMHLVYLDVSDNRLSGEIPRSLGSCTSLAYLYLSGNSLQGTIPVSLSSLRGIEVFDLSRNNLSGSIPSYLESFRFLVYLNLSFNDFEGALPMKGVFENPIALSVMGNSRICGGIPSLRLPKCVSKQSKQGLSSRLEIILSVACGVIGLILLLSVVLLCRSRKVRALNSTSGSYQMVSLLKLSYRDLHKATDGFSAVNLIGGGSYGSVYKAILNQREQRIVAVKVLSQNSRASKSFIAECEALKSIRHRNLVKLLTACSSIDSQGNNFKALVYEFMVNGSLDDWLHNSAQRVDNPTNLQKNLNLIQIVNIAIDVACALDYLHNRSHMPIVHCDLKPSNVLLGGDMTACVGDFGLARFLPDVSRPFPVHESSSDAIKGSIGYTAPEYGMGSEVSTSGDVYSYGILLLEMLTGKRPTDDMFKDGLNLHSFVVNAVPEHVEEICDPVLLQNEEKNGGYRRQKVDECLISLARIGVACSAAMPRERKDMTNVVSELCLTRDVLMGTRMP; encoded by the exons aTGTATAAACAACATCTGGTTCTTGACTCGAGCTTTACTTCGCAGAGCGCATACATGGGGTTCTCGAGTATCATTAACATTATCTGGTCAATTCTTATGCAACTGTTTCTCCTGATGAGTACTTCATCCTCCTTACATCTAGGAGGGAATGAAACGGATAGACAGTCATTGCTTGCATTTAAAGCTAAAATCGTGAATGATCCACTGGGCATTCTTAGCTCCTGGAATGAATCCCTCCACTTCTGTCAGTGGCAAGGTATTGTTTGTGGCCGTAGACACCAGAGAGTCATCGTGCTGGATCTCCAATCAAGCCGGCTGTACGGTCAGCTATCTCCCCACATTGGAAACTTGAGCTTTCTCAGAACCTTAAACCTCCAAAACAACAGCTTCAACAACATCATCCCTCAAGAAATTAGCCGTTTGTTCCGTCTGCAACAACTACTCCTTGAAAACAACTCATTCAGTGGTGATATTCCATTCAACTTATCACGTTGCTCTAACCTCCAAATACTTCGCATAGCTAGAAACCATCTTGTGGGTAAAATTCCAATTGAAATTGGTTCCTTGTCCAAGCTTCAGGTACTTAAATTAACCAAAACCAATTTAAGTGGGGAAATCCCAGCTTCTTTGGGAAATCTTTCTTCTCTCCAGGTGTTAGATGTGAAAGAAAATAATCTGCGTGGAGGCATTCTGAATAGCCTTGGCCAGTTGAAAAGACTAACATATCTTTCATTGGGTCAAAATTATTTGAATGGTACCATCCCTCCCTCCATATACAACCTCTCATCAATTACACTCATTTCTGTGCTTCTAAACGAACTGCATGGAACTCTTCCTCCTGGGTTGGGCCACACTATATTTCCAAACCTCCAACAATTTTATTTCCGGTCCAACCAATTCAGTGGATCGATACCAAATTCAATCTCCAATGCCTCAAACCTTTCACATTTTGAAATCTCAATCAATGAGTTTACTGGAAAAGTGACTAGTCTAGCACGCCTGtcaaatttgtatttgttaGGACTTGCCGATAACAATCTTGGAAATGATGAGGAAGGCGACTTGGATTTCATCTCTTCTCTAGTTAATTGCACCAAATTAACACTGTTTGATGTTAGTGGCAATAATTTTGGAGGAGTGCTACCTGAATCCATCAGCAATCTCTCAACAGAGCTCAATCAAATGGTATTTGGTCGTAACCGGATACGCGGAAGAATTCCCATTGGGATCGGAAATCTAATCAACTTAGAGGTAGTAGCCTCTGAGGGAAAC CTATTGACAGGCACAATACCAAGTTCTATTGGGAAACTGAAAAGGTTGAATGAGCTGTATCTGAACGCGAATAAACTATCAGGTACCATCCCATCTTCTATTGGGAATCTAACTTCAATGACCAAGTTGATTCTCAGGTCAAACAAGTTAGAAGGCAACATACCGCAAAGTCTCGGAGAATGCAAGAATCTTCTACTTTTATATCTTTCCCAAAATAATCTTCACGGTCAAATTCCTAAAGAAGTTATTGGTTTAACATCCTTGTCACAAGTTTTGGATCTATCCAGCAACAAGCTTACTGGATCCATACCAATGGAGGTAAGCAACTTGATGCATCTAGTTTACTTGGATGTTTCTGACAATAGGTTATCTGGTGAGATTCCACGAAGCTTAGGGAGTTGTACAAGTTTGGCATATCTGTATCTGAGTGGAAACTCATTGCAAGGGACCATTCCTGTATCCTTGAGCTCTTTGAGAGGGATTgag GTTTTCGACCTCTCTCGCAACAACTTGTCTGGCAGTATTCCCAGCTATTTGGAGAGTTTCCGCTTTTTGGTGTATTTGAACCTCTCGTTTAATGATTTTGAAGGTGCATTACCAATGAAAGGAGTTTTCGAGAACCCAATTGCGCTTTCTGTCATGGGAAACTCACGGATTTGTGGAGGTATACCTTCTTTAAGATTGCCCAAATGCGTCTCCAAGCAATCTAAACAAGGCTTATCTTCTAGGCTGGAAATAATTCTTTCAGTTGCTTGTGGGGTTATTGGGTTGATCTTACTGTTGTCCGTTGTGCTTCTTTGCCGATCAAGAAAAGTGAGAGCACTTAACTCAACTTCAGGATCGTATCAAATGGTTTCACTCTTGAAATTATCTTATAGAGATCTCCATAAAGCAACAGATGGGTTCTCGGCTGTGAATTTGATTGGTGGTGGAAGTTATGGGTCTGTATACAAGGCAATTCTCAATCAGCGTGAACAAAGAATTGTTGCAGTGAAAGTACTCAGTCAAAATTCAAGAGCTTCTAAAAGTTTCATAGCTGAATGTGAAGCCTTGAAAAGCATTAGGCACAGAAATCTTGTCAAGCTACTGACTGCTTGTTCAAGCATTGATTCTCAAGGAAACAATTTCAAGGCTCTGGTTTACGAGTTCATGGTGAACGGAAGCCTCGACGACTGGCTGCATAATTCAGCTCAACGGGTCGACAATCCAACCAACCTGCAGAAAAATCTGAATCTTATTCAGATAGTCAACATTGCAATTGATGTAGCATGTGCTCTGGATTATTTGCACAACCGTTCTCACATGCCGATAGTTCATTGTGATTTAAAACCGAGCAATGTTCTCTTGGGTGGTGACATGACTGCATGTGTTGGTGATTTTGGTTTGGCAAGGTTCCTCCCGGACGTTTCTCGTCCATTTCCTGTGCACGAAAGCTCTTCCGATGCAATAAAAGGCTCCATAGGCTATACTGCCCCAG AGTATGGCATGGGAAGCGAGGTGTCAACATCTGGTGATGTGTATAGCTATGGAATCTTGTTACTAGAGATGCTAACAGGCAAGAGGCCAACGGATGACATGTTCAAAGACGGTTTGAATCTGCACAGCTTTGTTGTGAATGCAGTTCCTGAACACGTGGAAGAAATATGTGATCCGGTACTTCttcaaaatgaagaaaaaaatggtgGGTATCGCAGGCAAAAAGTTGACGAGTGCTTGATTTCACTTGCAAGAATAGGAGTTGCTTGTTCTGCGGCAATGCCGAGAGAGCGCAAGGACATGACCAATGTTGTATCGGAGTTGTGTCTTACAAGGGATGTGCTGATGGGAACCAGGATGCCTTAG
- the LOC126623542 gene encoding clathrin light chain 2-like, which yields MLPEEGFALREWRRQNAIQLEEKKRREKELLVQIIEEADEFKVGFYQKRKITTENNKAANREREKLFLTNQEKFHAEVDKNYWKAIADLIPNEVPAIEKKRGKKDQEKKPSILVVQGPKPGKPTELSRMRQILLKLKHNTPPHLKPSPPAPAPAKDAKLSTSAPPKAAIVAATPDAVVAAS from the exons ATGCTGCCTGAGGAGGGCTTCGCGCTCAGAGAATGGAGAAG GCAGAATGCAATTCAGCTCGAGGAGAAGAAAAGGCGGGAAAAGGAGTTGTTGGTTCAGATAATCGAGGAAGCAGATGAATTCAAGGTTGGATTCTACCAGAAGAGGAAGATCACCACTGAAAATAACAAGGCTGCTAACAGGGAAAGAGAGAAG CTGTTCCTGACTAATCAAGAGAAGTTTCATGCTGAGGTAGACAAGAACTACTGGAAGGCAATTGCTGACCTCATTCCCAATGAGGTGCCGGCTATagagaagaagagagggaaGAAGGATCAGGAAAAGAAGCCTTCCATTCTCGTTGTCCAAGGACCAAAGCCTGGAAAGCCAACAGAGCTTTCAAGGATGAGGCAGATACTTCTAAAATTGAAGCACAATACCCCTCCCCACCTTAAGCCTTCACCCCCAGCCCCAGCTCCCGCCAAGGATGCAAAACTGAGTACTTCTGCTCCCCCCAAAGCTGCAATTGTCGCAGCTACCCCCGATGCTGTAGTTGCTGCTTCGTAA
- the LOC126623453 gene encoding putative receptor-like protein kinase At3g47110 has protein sequence MGFSSIIISIWPILMQLFLLMVTSSSLHLGGNETDRKSLLAFKVEIMNDPLGILSSWNESLHFCQWQGIACGHRHQRVIVLDLQSSRLNGQLSPHIGNLSFLRTLNLQNNNFNNTIPQEIGRLFRLQQLRLENNSFSGDIPFNMSRCSNLQILRIAENHLMGKIPTEIGSLSKLQVLFLRYNNLSGEIPPSFGNLSSLQVLDVSENNLRGGIPNSLGQLKRLKFLSVGQNYLNGTIPPPIYNLSSITVISVHLNELHGTLPPGLGHTIFPNLQEFYFWSNQFSGPIPNSISNASNLLLFAILSNEFTGKVPSLARLSNLYLLTLANNNLGNDEEGDLDFISSLVNCTKLTQFDFNDNNFGGVLPESISNLSTELNQMVFGRNRIRGRIPIGIGNLINLEVVASEGNLLIGTIPSSIGKLKRLDALDLKENKLSGTIPSSIGNLTSLTKLILKSNKLEGNIPESLGECRNLLLLLLSQNNLRGQIPKQVIGLSSMSQILDLSSNKLTGSIPMEVSNMMHLDFLDVSCNRLSGEIPQSLGSCTGLTTLNLSENSLQGTIPESLSSLRGIENFDLSRNNLSGIIPSYLARFRFLLNLNLSFNDFEGALPMKGVFENTSALSVTGNSRICGGIPSLRLPKCVSKHSKQGLSSRPKIIISAACGVVGLSFAILFVILYRSRKTRPLKSTSGSSLGVSLLKLSYGDLLKATDGFSATNLIGAGSFGSVYKGILDQYEGIIVAVKVLNLQSARASKSFTAECEALRTIRHRNLVKLLTACSSIDFQRNDFKALVYDFMVNGSLEEWLHNSAQRGDNPTNSQKNLVLIQRVNIAIDVACALDYLHNRSHMPIVHCDLKPSNILLDGDMTACVGDFGLARFLPEASCSFPVHESSSNAIKGSIGYTAPEYGMGSKVSTYGDLYSYGILLLEMITSKRPTDDMFKDGMDLHNFVTMALPERVEEICDPLLVQIEESSSSTNPRSKRGNQVPNDQRQRVVECLTSIARIGVACSAALPRDRKDMSNVVAELCLTRDVLTGTRRPREHL, from the exons ATGGGGTTCTCGAGTATTATTATTAGTATCTGGCCAATTCTCATGCAACTGTTTCTTCTGATGGTTACTTCATCCTCCTTACATCTAGGAGGGAATGAGACGGATAGAAAGTCCTTGCTTGCATTTAAAGTTGAAATCATGAATGATCCACTAGGCATTCTGAGCTCCTGGAATGAATCCCTTCACTTTTGTCAGTGGCAAGGCATTGCTTGTGGCCACAGACACCAGAGAGTCATCGTGCTGGACCTCCAATCAAGCCGGCTGAACGGCCAGCTATCTCCCCACATTGGAAACTTGAGCTTTCTCAGAACTTTAAACCTCCAAAACAACAACTTCAACAACACCATCCCTCAAGAAATTGGTCGTTTGTTCCGTCTACAACAACTACGCCTTGAAAACAACTCCTTCAGTGGTGATATTCCATTCAACATGTCACGTTGCTCTAACCTCCAAATACTTCGGATAGCTGAAAACCATCTTATGGGCAAAATTCCAACTGAAATTGGTTCCTTGTCCAAGCTTCAGGTACTTTTTTTAAGATACAACAATTTAAGCGGGGAAATCCCACCTTCTTTCGGAAATCTTTCTTCTCTCCAGGTGTTAGATGTGTCAGAAAATAATCTGCGTGGAGGTATTCCGAATAGCCTTGGCCAGttgaaaagattaaaatttCTTTCAGTGGGTCAAAATTATTTAAATGGTACCATCCCTCCCCCGATTTACAACCTCTCATCAATTACAGTCATTTCTGTGCATCTAAACGAACTGCATGGAACTCTTCCTCCTGGGTTGGGCCACACTATATTTCCAAACCTCCAAGAATTTTATTTCTGGTCCAACCAATTTAGTGGACCAATACCAAATTCAATCTCCAATGCCTCAAACCTTTTACTTTTTGCAATCTTATCCAATGAGTTTACTGGAAAAGTGCCTAGTCTAGCACGCCTAtcaaatttgtatttgttaacaCTTGCCAATAACAATCTTGGAAATGATGAGGAAGGTGACTTGGATTTCATCTCTTCTCTAGTTAATTGCACCAAATTAACACAGTTTGATTTTAATGACAATAATTTTGGAGGAGTGCTACCTGAATCCATCAGCAATCTCTCAACAGAGCTCAATCAAATGGTATTTGGTCGTAACCGGATACGCGGAAGAATTCCCATTGGGATCGGAAATCTAATCAACTTAGAGGTAGTAGCCTCTGAGGGAAACCTACTGATAGGCACAATACCAAGTTCTATTGGTAAACTAAAAAGGTTGGACGCTCTGGATCTGAAGGAGAATAAACTATCAGGTACCATCCCATCTTCTATTGGAAATCTAACTTCATTGACCAAGTTGATTCTCAAGTCAAACAAGTTAGAAGGCAACATACCGGAAAGTCTCGGAGAATGCAGGAATCTGCTACTTTTACTTCTTTCCCAAAATAATCTTCGCGGTCAAATTCCTAAACAAGTTATTGGTTTATCATCCATGTCACAAATTTTGGATTTATCCAGCAACAAGCTTACTGGATCCATACCAATGGAGGTAAGCAACATGATGCATCTAGATTTCTTGGATGTTTCTTGCAATCGGTTATCTGGTGAGATTCCACAAAGCTTAGGGAGTTGTACAGGTTTGACAACTCTAAATCTCAGTGAAAACTCATTGCAGGGGACCATTCCTGAATCCTTGAGCTCTTTGAGAGGGATTGAGAATTTCGACCTCTCTCGCAACAACTTGTCTGGCATAATTCCCAGCTATTTGGCACGTTTCCGCTTCTTGCTGAATTTGAACCTCTCGTTTAATGATTTTGAAGGTGCATTACCAATGAAAGGAGTTTTCGAGAATACAAGTGCACTTTCTGTCACGGGAAACTCACGAATTTGTGGAGGTATACCTTCTTTAAGATTGCCCAAATGCGTCTCCAAGCATTCTAAGCAAGGCTTATCTTCTAGGCCGAAAATAATTATCTCAGCTGCTTGTGGGGTTGTTGGATTGAGTTTTGCAATTTTGTTTGTGATTCTTTACCGATCAAGAAAAACAAGACCACTGAAGTCAACATCAGGATCTTCATTGGGGGTTTCACTTTTGAAGTTGTCCTACGGAGATCTCCTTAAAGCAACTGATGGGTTCTCTGCAACCAATTTGATCGGTGCTGGTAGTTTTGGGTCCGTATATAAGGGAATACTCGATCAGTATGAAGGAATAATTGTTGCAGTGAAAGTACTCAATCTTCAAAGTGCAAGAGCTTCCAAAAGTTTCACTGCTGAATGTGAAGCTCTGAGAACAATTAGGCATCGAAATCTTGTCAAGCTACTAACTGCTTGTTCAAGCATCGATTTTCAAAGAAATGATTTCAAAGCTTTGGTTTATGACTTCATGGTGAATGGAAGTCTCGAAGAATGGCTGCATAATTCAGCTCAACGGGGCGACAATCCAACCAATTCGCAGAAAAATCTGGTTCTTATTCAGAGAGTAAACATTGCAATCGACGTAGCGTGTGCTCTGGATTATTTGCACAACCGCTCTCACATGCCAATAGTTCATTGTGATTTAAAGCCAAGCAACATTCTCTTGGATGGTGACATGACTGCATGTGTTGGTGATTTTGGTTTGGCAAGGTTCCTCCCAGAGGCTTCTTGTTCATTTCCTGTGCACGAAAGCTCTTCCAATGCAATAAAAGGCTCCATAGGCTATACTGCCCCAG AGTATGGAATGGGAAGCAAGGTGTCAACATATGGTGACCTGTATAGCTACGGAATCCTGCTGTTGGAGATGATAACAAGCAAGAGGCCAACAGATGACATGTTTAAAGATGGTATGGACTTGCACAATTTTGTTACGATGGCTCTACCAGAACGTGTCGAAGAAATATGTGATCCACTACTTGTTCAAATAGAAGAAAGCAGCAGCAGTACTAATCCCAGAAGTAAAAGGGGGAATCAAGTCCCAAATGATCAAAGACAAAGGGTTGTGGAGTGCTTGACTTCCATTGCAAGAATTGGAGTTGCTTGTTCTGCAGCATTGCCGAGAGATCGAAAGGACATGAGCAATGTTGTCGCTGAGTTGTGTCTAACAAGGGATGTGCTAACTGGAACAAGGAGGCCTAGAGAGCATCTGTGA
- the LOC126623565 gene encoding uncharacterized protein LOC126623565 — MGPAGFRIEAYNPDNQGTSASAFSSPLGFRIEAYNPDNQGTSASAFSSPLAIALNKWLSSPSGVGQHVTILISRGYRDRGVSEPAAHLCTFLKKIKIIYGSRH, encoded by the exons atggggcctgcag gatttaggatcgaggcgtacaatcccgacaatcaaggcacttccgcatcggcattttcgagtcctcttg gatttaggattgaggcgtacaatcccgacaatcaaggcacttccgcatcggcattttcgagtcctcttg caattgcactcaataaatggctttcgtcaccctcgggtgtcggccagcacgtgaccaTCCTGATATCCCGAGGATATcgagatcggggcgtgtcagaaCCCGCCGCCCACTTATGCACCTtccttaaaaaaatcaaaattatatATGGGTCCCGCCACTAa